Within Vanessa atalanta chromosome 11, ilVanAtal1.2, whole genome shotgun sequence, the genomic segment cttttttattttatttagaacaaaTGCCACCCGGTATGCCAAGCATGGCTCAAGCCAGGACCATTCAAGGAATACCATCTGGGGCCTCGGATCAAGAAAAAGTAAGTTTAAGAAAGAGATAGTTActtgaaataatgaaattaattaaaacagtcaTGTTAACTATTTGTAAACaggaaatagaaaaatattattttgtgttttttttttaaatttacaggctgcactGATCATGCAAGTATTGCAATTATCTGATGAACAAATCGCACTACTGCCACCAGAGCAGCGTGCCAGTATTCTCATGCTCAAGGAACAAATCGCAAAAAGTACTCAACAGCGCTAGTACTCCGCATCTCGTACTCCTTTATGCTCATGTAATTTactgagaaatatattttgacaatgtaatgataataaacttttaaattaataactgatTTTTGTTACTTGATTCAACTTGTACCTCACGtatgacaaaataattacataatattatttaattttgcataaTCCGCATGAGTTATAGAAATGAGAcagtaaattgaaattaattaaaaatatttatacatcttCGATTTGTCAGTATTGCTTAAATCAAACATagacaatatattgttatatggcaacattaaaagttttattattatggcaACTTTGCTATATGtcatgatatttaataatagaactgAGCATTATTGTCGATGTTGATCAGCTGAAGCTCACAACTTTTAAATTACTACTGCGTCATTTAGCAGTTTGGCGCGCTCGCGCATTTCCGTTTTGCGTGAGAGTGGAGCGCGTTTTGTGAATTCTTACTAAAAATATCTGgacagtaatttttttattcattattaaaatgtaagtggctttttattataagtaatttaatataaaataaattgtctgaataacgaaataatatgatgtacatgctttatattttactagtcACGCTATTGTAATtgatttattctataaaaataaattgaagtgtTAAATAGCACATAAGCTAcctaaatttttaacataaattgaaacaaatctATAAATAGCTTTTGCAcacgtaaagaaaaaataataatgaactatCAACACGATTgccataaaaaactaattaaataattattaatgcttaaataattatgtacctatatattttttcctagatccaaaaccatgtggaagcaattatttatatgtttaagtgttatttgtatatacggTGAAACTAAATATTATCAAGAGAAACAACGGAATGAGTGGGTTCACAAAGATGACGGAAATGAAATAGGGACCCGAAAATCTCATCACAAAGGGCCGAGCCCGCCAGATCATACTAAGCTGGTAGCTATGGCGAGATATGTTTTACATAACTGTGgtaagaattttttatttatttttttaaatgtaaatagtttAATGGATTAGTTTAGATTATGGATatcagaattttaaaatatattgttattaattctgTTTCCTTACCCATTTTGGGCACCATAATAGtaaggtatttaaataattttagtatacatttattcattgttaaaatacttcattcattatgaattattgattaaattaattatagataatttacgatattttaaaataaatacacatataaacaCTTACGTCTGTTACTTTACTGAACAATTAATAAGAGTTTAATACACTACCTTGGAAAATTAAGTCTCACGTGTAAAAAGGCATTAATCATTCTATTTACAgaatgtaaaaagtataaattaaacagtgaataatagctttatttattgtCCGTGCCATCTTATATACAGTTAGAACAATTATGAGATGAAATAGCCCATTGTCTAGAAGACGTGAATATTAACCGAAAATGTTGGGTTCAAACCATGACAAGcgcaactgaattttcatgtgataatAATTCACCGCGTGCTCGGAGTTGAAGGAAACGACTGCGAACAAATCATGTGTACCCACCAACTCATTATGGAGCGATGTGGAACAACCTCCAAACCTTCCCAGAACTATTAGAACATTGATATATTTCGGACTATCAGACTCTCTCACTGTCTTTGAGCTAATTTACTTAAACTTCGATGACATTTTTAAAACGCACccacatattattttagtatttttgttcgCACATGATTAGGCTAAAGCTTTATTTACTTGAAGAATAGTTTTCTATTGCATATGGAAAATATCAATTCCGGCAATAAGGTCGAGGAATAAAGGTTAACAACGAACGTAACATCCTTGATACTTTAGTAATTAACTCGATAATAgcttagtattaataaatattatttttatatgatcttaaatattgtattttgataGTAAAGTATAGGCAAAGCGAAAGAGAAAGCCTCTGTCCCTCTCTGTTAAGGAGACGCTTGACGAGTCGAGACGAACGTATTCTACCTACCTATTCTATCGTAAGTTCTAATTCTTGTTGGATTTACGTGTAGCAGAATTATAGTCGAcccatgcaggttacctcactaTAATTTCCTTCACTACCAactactatattaaataaacaaaaattaagcactttAAAATATTGGTGGATTTGTTTCAGGCTGAAAGATAACTTGATTAGCGAAAACTGGTTAAAGAATGGAAAAAtcctatgtaatttattttataataaatttacgcAAAACCGTGACCGTTTCACGGTCTGTATAAAATGGCAACATATCATTCAATTGGTCTGATGAAAAATCTTTTCTTTTTGTTCTACAGATTGGGCATCCATAGCAACTATTTCAACTTTACCCGCCATCGAAGGATTTCCATTTTCAAACGTAAAATCCGTTGTAGACGGGTCGATGGCTAATTCAACTGGGATACCATACTTTTATATGTCACCTTTGGATTTCACAGCGCGAGATTTATCGGTACAATAATACAAACTCACTAACGTACAAATTATCGAAATTagaatttaacttttttcacatttaacattaaaccttacgaaaaatatagctttaataatcacaataataataaaatactcgtttgatatttttttgaacgtaatttaatttgttaaaagttatatatatttaaaccgtAATAGTCTTACTTCAAAagccaattattatttttatattgttttcaaattaaaataatatttgcagaAAAATACTCGCGCCACGATATTAGTGTCGTTGGAGCAGACGAGATATTGCGAGAACCAAAAGTATGACCCAGAAGATCCTAGATGTACAAGACTAATGCTTTCCGGGAAGATGAAGAAGGTGAGAATATGATactctaataataaaatgattttaatgagTTTCTATGTGACAATCCTCAGTTTGCATTTACCCTGTGTATGTTTGTAacacttcaaaaaaaaaaagatttagcaTAATATACGTAATATCCACGGTTTGAGAAGTGCTCCTCTATATTTCGTCAAAAATCACACTGCAAACGCACCTCATACTAAAATTAGTCGGATAATTCATTGTATTTACCAATTTATAACGAGCAATATACGATAACACGGTGAACGTGAAAAAACGATAAGAATAATCTGTTTTTCTAGTTTACCAAAACAAATGATAATCTACCAATAAATTAGTGTCCAgacccgacttcgcacgggtataataaaacgtttaaataaataataatatatatctccaTTGGTCTTACTTCcacaatcatcatcatcacgcATCAgccaatttacaaaaataataattaattatacactttTAAATATACCATGAATTAATTCTTCCATTCGTTAAAACCATATAAAACTCAGTTCGGtactttttgagtttatcgcgtacaCGGCGGGCGGgtggactttattttattaatacatatgatATACAAGTAGTATACTTTTGTTTTGTGTCAACGCTTCATATACAAAGTCAAGACTCGATATCACTTTAGAATGGTATGTTTAACTTACGAATGTTTGCAAAGCTCTCCAGTTatacttaatacaatattagtttatcagcatgttaaatatattacgacAAAGACTACTACCCGTAACTACTTCAAAATTCTGTCTTAAACAAGAAATCACACTGATTAACCTATATAAGAAACGAAGAAACAGCAGCAATTACTTTTTTCATAGaggttaaagatatatttatatgatattaaataaaataaatcactttaaatatgagaatttaaaaaaaaatcactttaaaaaaaattgcgctCGACTTATCTCTGTAATTATTGACATTATAAGATTACCATTACGTTAAATGTCTCACGTCTccgttatcttaataataacaatagataaatttattgtaatgcctattattataaatttgacaaaGTTTAAGTACATTTTCAATAGTGGGTATTATGAAAggtgatattttttatgcagTAGTACTAGTACAGCCTGTAAACTACTCACTCCTGGGCTAAGACCCCCTCCCACTTTTTGAGGAAAGGTTTGAAGTTTATTACatgacgctgctccaatgcggtttggtggcagcagcatgtggcagaatttcattaaaattagacacatgcagctttcttcacaatgttttccttcaccgccgagcacgagattaattacaaagacaaattaagcacatgaaaattcagcggtgcttgcctagctttgaacgcgcaatcatctatagaaaatatattctgatagacttttataaacacttatgaatctaattaattaattgtgtcATTTCTACACCTATTATTT encodes:
- the LOC125067207 gene encoding protein CREG1 yields the protein MWKQLFICLSVICIYGETKYYQEKQRNEWVHKDDGNEIGTRKSHHKGPSPPDHTKLVAMARYVLHNCDWASIATISTLPAIEGFPFSNVKSVVDGSMANSTGIPYFYMSPLDFTARDLSKNTRATILVSLEQTRYCENQKYDPEDPRCTRLMLSGKMKKIKENTNEYQFAKAALFERHPAMANFPADHDWFIAKMKIAQIAMVDWFGGAKYVPVKDYLAYNYTGTEMLQYHNQLLHKFDNDV